actgaagcagagcatctgaacttaaccactacaccaccaggttggcccccaCTGTCTCATTTttgataaagaatttttttttttaaagattttatttatttatttcccccccgcaaagccccagtagatagttgtatgtcatagatgcacatccttctagttgctgtacgtgggatgcggcctcagcatggccagagaagcagtgcgtcagtgcgcgcccgggatccgaacccgggccaccagcagcggaacgcgtgcacccaaccgctaagccacggggccggcccctgataaagaattttaacaaattatttCCCAACTATATAATGAAAAGTAACAAATTTATCCTCATTCAGTGTCACTATTTCCTCAAGATATAGAAAACAGCCTATATTCAATTTTTAGCTACTTGGATTTTGGTGTTTCTGAGCTCTTCTGGGCCAGCAGTTGGTGAATGGGACTCTGTACAATAGATAGTGCTCtgtttttgaaaaggaaaggtCCCTTTCAGTTTCGTGTGGAAAGGTATCCAAATCTTTGCTTTAGAAAGATTTCAGTGTGTACACTTCACTGTGTTGTACTTCATATTTAGTAATTAGGAACATGAATGAAActataaatttgtgtgtgtggtgtgtggtgtgtatgtgtttaaataaaaaagtaatagaGTTTCTCTGGAAGAATACCCGAGAAACTGGTAACACTGGTTGTCTGTAGAGAGAATATGGGTGGTTGGTGGatagggatgggagggagagtgTATTCTCTCTTTGACCTTTTGAATTTagtgacatatacatatattacctattcaaaaaagccatgtaattaaattaaatgtttttcaTGCATCtggtaaaaattcaaacaaataaaGAATTGTTTTTAGCAATACAAGAAATATGCAGTGAAAACTCTTCCGCTTACCTCGGACATCCAAAAGCTTCTCCGAAGAAACAAGCACTGTTAAGTTCCCTCAGTAAACTTCCAGAAATTTCTATGCATTTCAAGACTATATGTTTTTATACCCTTTTCTAACATACAAATGAGAATTACTATACCCACTTAACCTTACTATTTTTACTTAGCAGTTGGGAACATATACATCTTCCTAATTCTTTTGATGCTACATAGTATCCATTGTACTGTAAGTTTTTAGCCAGATCCCTAATAAAGGACATGTAGATAGTTTCCAgcttttgctgttataaatgaCACTGTGGTGAATATCTCATACATGCATTTTCTGCAAATGTATAAGTATAGTTGAGGAATAAATTCTGGAAGTAGGATTGCCGAATCAAAgagtaaatacatttaaaatttgttcTTGCCAGATTGCCTCCAAATCGATGGCACTCTCAACAACAATATATAAGTGCCTGCTTTCCCATCACCAACGCTTCGtgttgtaaaattttatttatctttgttagtGTGATAGGCAAAAGggatcttgttttaatttgcagcaAGTagtagagccaagatttgaagccAGGCTCTTAACTGACCTGGTGCTCTTACTACAAAgctgaaattaatattttaactacTACACTGTACTCAACTTAGTAAATAAGATTGAGCATCTTTGCATATTTTATATGGCATTTGCATTTCTTGTTTATGTGCCCTTTTTCCATATTTCTATTATGGGTTTACTatcttgtttgtgtgtgtgtgtgaggaagattggccctgagctaacatctgccaatcctcctctttttgctgaggaagactggccgtgggctaacacccatgcccatcttcctccactttatatgggacgctgccacagcatggcttgacaagcggtgtatcggtacgtgcccgggatccgaaccggcgaaccccaggctgccgcaacggagtgcgtgcacttagccgcttgcgccaccgggccggccctatcattttttttttttgtgaggagatcagccctgagctaacatccgccaatcctcctctttttttttgctgaggaagacggccctgggctaacatcggtgcccatcttcctccactttatatgggacgccgccacagcatggcttaccaagcagtgcgtcggtgtgcgcccgggatccgaaccagcgaaccccgggccgccgcagcggagcgcgcacacttaaccgcttgcgccaccgggccgaccccggccctatcattttttaaatgtattgtgaCTGGCAAGCATTATAGAAATAATTCAGCCAAGAAACATCAAGagatgctaaaactagtgggtGAAAAGGTGAATGCAGAACAGGATATTTACAGAGGTTTTAGGTACTTCCCCTCAAGAATACTgattgaaatagaaaaaacactGATTGAATACAAAAGGGAAAAATGGAGCTTCAGAGTGGAGAAACCTAGCAGATACCAACTCAGTCATTTGATCAAGGTTAACTTCACTAGTAATGGGACAAATCAAAATTTGGACCACAGAATAAGATGCAATGAGAGGAACACAGGATCTCTTCTGTGATTTTCTGCCAAAGATGCAAACTCTGAATCTAATCACGAGGAAACATCAGAaaaattgaggaacattctaaAACGCCTCTGGCCTATAATCTTCAAAATGTCAAGggcatgaaagagaagaaaagtaagtgtgaaattatttcaaaagaaaaagaaaaaatatttgttttataacttttGGGACCAATTCATTTTTTCAAACCAATATCAAAATCCACTAAGGTAAATCAGCAAATAGTTTTGGGAAGTATATTTTTCACAAAAAGTTAGTTACAGTTGATTCCTGAATttattatcttcaaatccaattcAGTTTTCAATCCATTGTATACAGGcatacttcattttattgcatttcgCTTTACTGCGCTTCGCAGATACTGCATCTTGCAGATATTacgttttttacaagaccctccaccggcaaaaagattatgacttgctgaaggctgaGATGATGATTAGCatgttttagcaataaagtatttttatttttatcttgttttattttttcgtgaggaagatcagccctgagctaacatccgatgccaatcctcctctttttgctgaggaatattggccctgggctaacattcgtgtccgtcttcctccactttatatgggatgcgccacagcatggcttgacaagcggtgcatcagtgcacagccgggatccaaaactgcgaactccgggccgccaaagtggagcacgtgcacttaaacaCTGCGCCACCGTCCTGGCCCCATcagtaaagtatttttaaattaaggtatgtacattgtttttttagacataatgctattgcacacttaatagactacagtgtaGAATAAACATGTATGCACTCGGAAACCAAAAAAatccatgtgacttgctttattgcaatgtTAGCTTTATTTTGgcggtctggaaccaaacccacaatatctccgaggtatgcctgtacagtctttcctcattattcacagatttcATATTTGGAATTCAACTCCTTATGAAAACTTATTTGTAATCGCCAAATCAATACAGTCTTGTGTCACTTGATgatggggacacattctgagaaatgtgtcattaggtaatttcatcattgtgcaaacatcgtaaGAGTATACTTATGCAAACTTGCACtgctaggctatacggtactaatcttatgggaccaccatcatatatgcagttcatcgttgaccgaaatgttatgtggcacatgactgtactcaaAACATTTTTATGGTCCTTCATAGATATACACAAAGCAGCGGAAAACTTGAGTCACCAGATGTACGTTTTTAACCGAGGTCTAAAAAggtgctctgccttcttgtttcatctCTTATACTGTAAGCAAGTGTCCTTTTTGCAatttatttagtgcctcatttttcacatttttgtgctttttgttggtgatttcacagtttaaaatggcccccaagtgtAGTGGTGAAGTACTGTGTAGTATTCCTAAGCACacgaaggctgtgatgtgccttatgaaGAAGAAAAACGTGTGCTAGATTAGCTTCCTTAGGGGATGAGATATAGTGCTATTGGCCATGAGTGCAATGTTAATAAATtgataatatgtattttaaaagttgTCTTTAAATAGAAACACAAGTAAAACAAGATTATATATTGATcagttgacaaaaatgttgtggccagaggctcacaggaacctaaccctgtacttCCCccaggagcaatggttcagtgtTCAGTAATTCAGTGTTTAGAGCAACTTTCTAGAATATGACTACCATAAATAACAGAGTCAACTATATTTCTGACATAAACACCAACTTCCACCTCAGGGAGGTACACGGTTCCCCTCAAATTCCAGATGATCAGTATCTATTCTTCAAGGTCTTCCAAATTTTTAGAAATAGGTAGATCATTATTATTTAGTGAGATTCTTAATTGACTGATGCCTATCTGttatttgaatattaatttttacCAGTCAGAGCCTggaacatatattaaaatagatttcaaagttcagccttaaaaaataaactctttgaTCTGTGCTCTGGCCAGAATTGGGGAACCAGCAATGCTGCACTGAGGCAGCTCAGAAGTAGCTCAGAAGAGCCCAGGGAGCGGGGAAGATGGTGTCAGGGATGGGCCATGGTGCCCATATGCAGTGAGCTTGTGCCCAGAAAGAGCATTATCAAATTTCCTGCACGTCCAGTGTTCAGATTTGTTTGTTACAGAACACAATTTATTAGGAAACGTTAAAACTGTTGCCAAGATTGCTAATAAGAATTTTAGCTTAAAATAggcttgccagataaaatactcAGATTAAGTATTGCATGGAatgtacttatactaaaaaatgatttttcagttatctgaaattcaaattaagtGGTAtcctacatttttatttgttatatCTGGCAACCCTAGCCTTACTTTTTTGCAAGTAAGTGTTTTAAAGGCACAAGAAGTGTAAATATCAATAGGCAAAAAGCTTGGTAAAAACAAATCCataaaaaaaagtctgaaaggaTTCTGGATGACAGTCCATCAAcgtatacaaaaatctgttttttaaaaggatttttaaacCAACTTTCCCCAAAGGGAGACTGTTGTTCATTGCTGATATATATCAGTACTACAGAATGGAACTGCTTTTGATACTGCTATTGAAAgtagtttaaagaaaaagaaaatgccaagTGTTTAAGTTTTACAGTTGGAATGAAGCACTCTTTACTaggagtaaaagagaaaaagctcaCCTAGAGATGGAAGATAGCCTGGTGCCAAAATTCCATCAAACTCAAAACTTATTTTTGAAGTGGAGTTCGAGGCTATGGCTTGAAATAACAGTGCTGTGAATCAACAACAACGTAAACCTGTGGCCTTGAAGAAACGTGTAACTTATTACAGCTCTTCATTCTTATGGATAATTCTTCAAGGAGTTAAGTTAAATAGCTTGCTTGCTTACTTGCTCCTCACCTTTTGAGAAATGTGACCCTTTACAAATCTCTgaagtctaaaatattttattatagctATGTAAAATATTGGTTAAAgaaaactgatttttcttttacctcATGTCACTAAAAAACtcaatacttatttttttaagataagtTGTTTGACATGTACTTTATTACAGGCCGTGAGATCACTCAAGGAGACAATCGAAGACTGTTGGGACCAGGATGCAGAGGCTCGGCTTACTGCACAGTGTGCTGAGGAGAGGATGGCTGAGCTAATGACGATATGGGAAAGAAACAAATCTGTGAGCCCCACAGTCAATCCAATGTCTACTGCTATGCAGAATGAGCGGTAAGGGTTTGGCATCCATCAGTCAGAATTGAATATTGAGACCAAACAGAGAATAGGAAATAAATACTACTAAACCAATCTAATAGTGCAATGATTAACTCATACAATCTAaggttgtaatttttttttcaatattcctGTTCTTCTACTGAAGATTTTTGTTTGGTATAAGTACAAGGTGGAATCTGTGTTGTCTTATATCTAAAGACATAGTAGAAGAGATTAGACTTTCTTCATTAATGTTCCAACTTCCCTACAATAATAAAGGTAAACTAAAAAACATTTTCATAGTCCCAAAAGTTTATAAGCACCTCtacatatattgtctcatttatcttttgtttttgttcctccttcccctgcttttgggtttgtttgttttaaaggaaatggAACTATGACCTTGCCTGTGTATCTAACCACTATTTCCCTGGAGACTAAAGTTTCCAGGCTTCCTACTCAATGCTCTTCCTTATAGACTATACTACTCCTACCTTTACACGAAAGCAATTCGTAAGGTCTTTCCATCCCATCATGAACATTATTTTATGAAGCATTTCTGTTAGAACGGTGATTTTTGGTTCTAAATaaaagggctttttaaaaatattcccaaaACTTGGAACTTTCAGACTGTGTCATCTGTGTTTCTTTGTTCCATATTTGGGGGGAAAAGTCTTCCCACAAATTTGTCATTTTATCTAATACATgttaaaatttttcagaaaagcATCCAGGAAAGAGTTACCAGAGAAAATTGAGATAAAGATACACTTGATCCTTGAATCATTTTCTTTGCTGTTATCAATTGTTCTAGTTTCATAGAGCAATTTGTATTATGAACTATAGGCCCAAAATTGGGTTCCACTACTTATGTTTGGGTTGAATTAGCTTCAGCATATAAACCCTTATCCTTTATACGTGAAAAAGTCAAGGAAGGTAGAGACGAAGAATTCTAAATAtaaattttctcactttattCGTATCTGAGGATAGTCTTCTGCTTCCACCTCCCCTTATCTCGTATTTTCTATGTGCTCTAGTATGCCATTTGTACCTCTCTCAAGAGTCAGCTACTTTTACTTTAAGTGCTTTTAGACTTTTCTTGACTAGTAAGAAGAAACCCTTGATACTCCACCTTGCTTTGGCCATTTTTTGCCTTCTTGGTCATTCAGCTCTACTTCTTACATGCTTCTTCTCATGTCCAGTCATTGCTAAATAGTTTCCCCTAAATCATAGTTCCTCCCATAGTCATTCCACTCTAGGTTTCATTGTATTGAGTCTTAGCCTCCATACCTACTTAACTTCCTTTTCTTGTGCAGTACaagagcttttttctttttccccttcctgacctTCCCCTCATAGCTTCATCAgtctttcttcatagcacttctcCTTTAACTGCTGCTTTTCTCCTGTACCACTTGTGTCTACTAATGTTCCCAATGTTTATACTTTGATTGTTTTAGTTAAAGCTACCTCtggcttttattttaaataacatgaaTATATTACCATGTGGTGCTCTGGAACTCGCACTGTCTAGgtgtgacagtgactgtgaagaACCCTGATAACTGGAGAGCAGTTCTGAATCTTTGGTCCTTTATCTGAGTGGCCCATTCTGCTTTATACTCTAGGCTCTAGGGCTTTCATTGATATGGCTCAGTCTACCCCAGGAAGATATGATCCATTGCTAgactatgccttttaattgaagtatTTTGAAACGACCTAAAAGCTTATGTTCTTTTTACCATTTGGCCATTGCAACTTAATTGGTAACATATTTAAGTAGCCACTATATATCTAGAATTATGGGAGTATAAAAGAAACATATACCATGGTTCCTCCTCTCATGAAACTCATGTCTGGTTATACAAGTATAAAATTCATGAAGATATATTTGGTAATGTTACAAAACTATAggagagatttttaaattaactcaagtaaacaaaaataatgaacatCTATAAAAATCATATCTAGATCCACATAGGTTTTTCAGTAGGCTTAAATCATATAAAACCAGCATTTAACAAGTTGTTGATTGACACTTGATTATttgattagaatttttaaataacttctaGAATAATGTGGgttaggaataaaataaaaaacggTTCATACTTGAAAATCAGAGGTGTTCAACTTCGAGAGTCTGTGTCATAAATGTACATTCTCAATGtggcactttttttctttcttcaagcaACCTCTCACACAATAGGCGTGTGCCCAAGATTGGCCCTTATCCAGATTATTCTTCTTCTTCATACATTGAAGACTCTATCCATCACACTGACAGCATTGTGAAGAATATTTCCTCCGAGCATTCGATGTCCAGCACACCTTTGACTATAGGGGAAAAGAACCGAAACTCAATTAACTATGAACGGCAGCAAGCACAAGCTCGAATCCCCAGCCCCGAAACAAGCGTCACCAGCCTGTCCACCAACACAACAGCCACAAACACCACTGGCCTCACTCCAAGTACTGGCATGACCACTATATCTGAGATGCCATACCCAGATGAAACAAATCTGCATGCCACAAATGTTTCACAACCAATTGGGCCAACTCCTGTCTGCTTACAACTGACAGAAGAAGACTTGGAGACCAACAAGCTGGACCCAAAAGAAGTTGATAAGAACCTCAAGGAAAGTTCTGATGAGAATCTCATGGAGCATTCTCTTAAACAGTTTAGTGGGCCAGACCCACTGAGCAGTACCAGTTCTAGCTTGCTTTACCCACTCATAAAGCTTGCAGTAGAAGTGACTGGACAGCAGGACTTCACACAGGCTGCAAATGGCCAAGCATGTTTAATTCCTGATGTCCCGCCTGCTCAGATCTATCCTCTCCCCAAGCAACAGAACCTTCCTAAGAGACCTACTAGTTTGCCTTTAAACACCAAAAATTCAACAAAGGAGCCCCGGCTGAAATTTGGCAGCAAGCACAAATCAAACTTGAAACAAGTAGAAACTGGAGTTGCCAAGATGAATACAATCAATGCTGCAGAACCTCATGTGGTGACGGTCACCATGAATGGTGTGGCAGGTAGAAATCACAGCATTAACTCCCATGTTGCCACTACCCAGTATGCCAATGGGGCAGTACCTGGCCAGACAGCCAACACAGTGGCACATAGGGCCCAAGAAATGCTGCAGAATCAATTCATTGGTGAGGATACCCGACTGAATATTAATTCCAGTCCTGATGAGCATGAACCTTTACTGAGACGAGAGCAACAGGCTGGCCATGATGAAGGTGTTTTGGATCGCCTTGTGGACAGGAGGGAACGGCCACTGGAAGGTGGCCGAACTAATTccaataacaacaacagtaatCCATGTTCAGAGCAAGATGCTCTTATACAGTGTGTTCCAAGCACAGTAGCAGATCCTGGACCATCAAAGCCCAGAAGAGCACAGAGGCCTAATTCTCTGGATCTTTCAGCCACAAATGTCCTTGATGGCAGCAGTTTGCAGTGTAAGTGCAGGGATCATGTAATCTCTCCTGCTTGTCTTTTGGGACCATTTATAGAATCAGATTGTGTGTAAACtagcaattatttatttttaccagttTTGGAAACAAAGTACACCCTTTGGTTGGACCTCAAAAGTAATTAGACTCTTGttgaaaaaaagtaattttttttttgttttttttgttgataattaaaaagataatgtcACAATAGTTAGAATAATTACCAGTTTAATATTTGCATTATGTAGCTACTGGTTTATAATGCAACTCACATACTTGGCTGTGAATGGCTGAGATTAAATAAATACTCACCATTTTAAAAGCTccaagtagggccggccccgtggcttagcggttaagtgcatgcgctcagctgctggcagcccgggttcggatcccgggcgcgcactgcttctccggctatgctggggccgcgtcccacatacagcaactggaaggatgtgcagctatgacatacaactacctactggggctttggggggaaaaaataaataaataaaatctttaaaagctcCAAGTAAAATGATGCCAGTAtaacttttgaaatagttttttgaGCATACTAATATCTATGATATACACATTTAGATTTTATCAGACTAACcttaataaatcttaaaagtccagaggaaatttcagaaaagtcactataAAGAAACTATAAAGTTGTTCTTGGTTTTTTAGTGTCGTCTTTTTCAAGAATTATGTGTTGAGTCTCCCACATTCCTGTGCTATGGGTGCTAGCAACTTAAACAAATGATACTTGGTTTCTGGCCCTAAAGGGATTATAACAAAAGACAGGATAGCTCACCAAAGTCTTTAACAGTCATTATTATACACAATGATTTCTCTTTTAGATTATTATATTACAGCActtatgaaagaaaacaaagtcaTGTTTTGGGGTTGTTGTCAAGGACTACAAAATGGGCTGAAGGAATTCAGCTCTCAAAAGTCAATCGGTAGAATCTAGCCCCTTGCTTGAGTGGCTTGTATTGTAGACCAGTTGACACACCCTTTGGCAGGGCTCCATATCAGTCAAATGTCTTGTCAGGTATGGGAAGGGGAATTACTAGAAAATTTGTACTCTAGCATTTCTGTCGTTCTTCTGGAAAATATTATATGCCAAATTCTTTTAAAGTTTGATCCTCTTTGAGCATTAAGTAGGATGATTAAATGCATTTTGCCAAGTTAGGATCATTACCAGTAACCAAAAGATTTTGAGAATACAGCTGAGAActttgaattttctcttttgttttttctatattttcttccttgCCCTATAGAATAATCCAACCAGTTATAAAAATATTGGGTTTTAAGAGTCTCAAAAATAATTTCACTAAGTTTTACATAGAGAAATATTGTGTGGCATCATGAATTTTAAGAAATGTCCATTAGTACCTCCTGCAGGTATTAATTTGATCTATTCTCATGTTACAaccctaactttttttttttggtagtttttTAATATATAGTTCATTTTTCTGTACTTTTATTTTCAGTAGGTGAGTCAACACAAGATGGCAAATCAGGATCTGGTGAAAAGATCAAGAAACGTGTGAAAACTCCCTATTCTCTTAAGCGGTGGCGCCCCTCCACCTGGGTCATCTCCACTGAACCACTGGACTGTGAGGTCAACAACAATGGCAGTGACAGGGCAGTTCATTCCAAATCCAGCACCGCTGTTTACCTTGCAGAAGGAGGCACTGCCACAACCATGGTGTCTAAAGATATAGGAATGAACTGTCTGTGAAAGATTTTCAAGCCTATGGAGTGGAATTATTTTTTGCATCATTTAAACGTggagaagacatttaaaaaaaaaaaactgctttatCCTCCTGTCAGTACCACCTCTGACCCCTGCAACAAGGACTTGCTTTAAATAGATTTCAGCTATGCAGAAAAATTTAGCTTATGCttccatattttttaattttgtttttttaagttttgcaCTTTTGTTTAGTCTCGCTAAAGTTATGTTTGTCTGCTATGACCACagaattatatgtgtgtgtatcaaaagtggtctcaaaatatttttttaagaaaaaaagcaaaaaacatgtaTTGCTGATAATCAGTTTGGACCAGTTTCTAAAGGTCATTAAAACAGAAGCAAATTAAGACAGGTTTGACTGCAGTGGTATCTAGTATCCCTGTTTTATTTCTGGGCACAAGCTAGTTT
This Diceros bicornis minor isolate mBicDic1 chromosome 10, mDicBic1.mat.cur, whole genome shotgun sequence DNA region includes the following protein-coding sequences:
- the BMPR2 gene encoding bone morphogenetic protein receptor type-2 isoform X3, with amino-acid sequence MPPPPRRPWRGPALLCTVLLVSAAAASQNQERLCAFKDPYQQDLGIGESRISHENGTILCSKGSTCYGLWEKSKGDINLVKQGCWSHIGDPQECHYEECVVTTTPPSIQNGTYRFCCCSTDLCNVNFTENFPPPDTTPLSPPHPFNRDETIIIALASVSVLAVLVVALCFGYRMLTGDRKQGLHSMNMMEAAASEPSLDLDNLKLLELIGRGRYGAVYKGSLDERPVAVKVFSFANRQNFINEKNIYRVPLMEHDNIARFIVGDERVTADGRMEYLLVMEYYANGSLCKYLSLHTSDWVSSCRLAHSVTRGLAYLHTELPRGDHYKPAISHRDLNSRNVLVKNDGTCVISDFGLSMRLTGNRLVRPGEEDNAAISEVGTIRYMAPEVLEGAVNLRDCESALKQVDMYALGLIYWEIFMRCTDLFPGESVPEYQMAFQTEVGNHPTFEDMQVLVSREKQRPKFPEAWKENSLAVRSLKETIEDCWDQDAEARLTAQCAEERMAELMTIWERNKSVSPTVNPMSTAMQNERNLSHNRRVPKIGPYPDYSSSSYIEDSIHHTDSIVKNISSEHSMSSTPLTIGEKNRNSINYERQQAQARIPSPETSVTSLSTNTTATNTTGLTPSTGMTTISEMPYPDETNLHATNVSQPIGPTPVCLQLTEEDLETNKLDPKEVDKNLKESSDENLMEHSLKQFSGPDPLSSTSSSLLYPLIKLAVEVTGQQDFTQAANGQACLIPDVPPAQIYPLPKQQNLPKRPTSLPLNTKNSTKEPRLKFGSKHKSNLKQVETGVAKMNTINAAEPHVVTVTMNGVAGRNHSINSHVATTQYANGAVPGQTANTVAHRAQEMLQNQFIGEDTRLNINSSPDEHEPLLRREQQAGHDEGVLDRLVDRRERPLEGGRTNSNNNNSNPCSEQDALIQCVPSTVADPGPSKPRRAQRPNSLDLSATNVLDGSSLQLGESTQDGKSGSGEKIKKRVKTPYSLKRWRPSTWVISTEPLDCEVNNNGSDRAVHSKSSTAVYLAEGGTATTMVSKDIGMNCL
- the BMPR2 gene encoding bone morphogenetic protein receptor type-2 isoform X4, encoding MCEASQNQERLCAFKDPYQQDLGIGESRISHENGTILCSKGSTCYGLWEKSKGDINLVKQGCWSHIGDPQECHYEECVVTTTPPSIQNGTYRFCCCSTDLCNVNFTENFPPPDTTPLSPPHPFNRDETIIIALASVSVLAVLVVALCFGYRMLTGDRKQGLHSMNMMEAAASEPSLDLDNLKLLELIGRGRYGAVYKGSLDERPVAVKVFSFANRQNFINEKNIYRVPLMEHDNIARFIVGDERVTADGRMEYLLVMEYYANGSLCKYLSLHTSDWVSSCRLAHSVTRGLAYLHTELPRGDHYKPAISHRDLNSRNVLVKNDGTCVISDFGLSMRLTGNRLVRPGEEDNAAISEVGTIRYMAPEVLEGAVNLRDCESALKQVDMYALGLIYWEIFMRCTDLFPGESVPEYQMAFQTEVGNHPTFEDMQVLVSREKQRPKFPEAWKENSLAVRSLKETIEDCWDQDAEARLTAQCAEERMAELMTIWERNKSVSPTVNPMSTAMQNERNLSHNRRVPKIGPYPDYSSSSYIEDSIHHTDSIVKNISSEHSMSSTPLTIGEKNRNSINYERQQAQARIPSPETSVTSLSTNTTATNTTGLTPSTGMTTISEMPYPDETNLHATNVSQPIGPTPVCLQLTEEDLETNKLDPKEVDKNLKESSDENLMEHSLKQFSGPDPLSSTSSSLLYPLIKLAVEVTGQQDFTQAANGQACLIPDVPPAQIYPLPKQQNLPKRPTSLPLNTKNSTKEPRLKFGSKHKSNLKQVETGVAKMNTINAAEPHVVTVTMNGVAGRNHSINSHVATTQYANGAVPGQTANTVAHRAQEMLQNQFIGEDTRLNINSSPDEHEPLLRREQQAGHDEGVLDRLVDRRERPLEGGRTNSNNNNSNPCSEQDALIQCVPSTVADPGPSKPRRAQRPNSLDLSATNVLDGSSLQLGESTQDGKSGSGEKIKKRVKTPYSLKRWRPSTWVISTEPLDCEVNNNGSDRAVHSKSSTAVYLAEGGTATTMVSKDIGMNCL
- the BMPR2 gene encoding bone morphogenetic protein receptor type-2 isoform X1 gives rise to the protein MASASVCVSTPVLGYSSGCRQCLSPWGGGRSLRRSHLSPRCAQSLSTSQNQERLCAFKDPYQQDLGIGESRISHENGTILCSKGSTCYGLWEKSKGDINLVKQGCWSHIGDPQECHYEECVVTTTPPSIQNGTYRFCCCSTDLCNVNFTENFPPPDTTPLSPPHPFNRDETIIIALASVSVLAVLVVALCFGYRMLTGDRKQGLHSMNMMEAAASEPSLDLDNLKLLELIGRGRYGAVYKGSLDERPVAVKVFSFANRQNFINEKNIYRVPLMEHDNIARFIVGDERVTADGRMEYLLVMEYYANGSLCKYLSLHTSDWVSSCRLAHSVTRGLAYLHTELPRGDHYKPAISHRDLNSRNVLVKNDGTCVISDFGLSMRLTGNRLVRPGEEDNAAISEVGTIRYMAPEVLEGAVNLRDCESALKQVDMYALGLIYWEIFMRCTDLFPGESVPEYQMAFQTEVGNHPTFEDMQVLVSREKQRPKFPEAWKENSLAVRSLKETIEDCWDQDAEARLTAQCAEERMAELMTIWERNKSVSPTVNPMSTAMQNERNLSHNRRVPKIGPYPDYSSSSYIEDSIHHTDSIVKNISSEHSMSSTPLTIGEKNRNSINYERQQAQARIPSPETSVTSLSTNTTATNTTGLTPSTGMTTISEMPYPDETNLHATNVSQPIGPTPVCLQLTEEDLETNKLDPKEVDKNLKESSDENLMEHSLKQFSGPDPLSSTSSSLLYPLIKLAVEVTGQQDFTQAANGQACLIPDVPPAQIYPLPKQQNLPKRPTSLPLNTKNSTKEPRLKFGSKHKSNLKQVETGVAKMNTINAAEPHVVTVTMNGVAGRNHSINSHVATTQYANGAVPGQTANTVAHRAQEMLQNQFIGEDTRLNINSSPDEHEPLLRREQQAGHDEGVLDRLVDRRERPLEGGRTNSNNNNSNPCSEQDALIQCVPSTVADPGPSKPRRAQRPNSLDLSATNVLDGSSLQLGESTQDGKSGSGEKIKKRVKTPYSLKRWRPSTWVISTEPLDCEVNNNGSDRAVHSKSSTAVYLAEGGTATTMVSKDIGMNCL